One Takifugu flavidus isolate HTHZ2018 chromosome 3, ASM371156v2, whole genome shotgun sequence genomic window, ACATGTTGCTGATGGTCTGTTCTGATCCAGGTGTGTACAAAATGGATTCTTTTATACCACTTAAATTTACAGCCAGCTGAATTTGTTTAGGTGCAGATTAGACGGCTGATTCTGTGCTGCTCAGTTGGCACACAAACCAGGGCGTTGACTGCTGGTGCAGCGCTGATAGTCGTTTCGTCCTCCTGAAAGGATTGTACTGATGAACAGATCATGTTCACATTCATCTACAGAACTCCTGAATATCTGGGGAAATAAACTTCTGCTTAAAGCACAGATGCAATGATGAAATACATATTGGGGCATGGTTTTTAATATCTACATCCTCTACAACTGATACAGTTTCAAGGAGGTTAAAAAGAACAGTTTGAGTTTGCAATCATTTACAAAGCTGTAAGCTTTAAACTTGAATAAATAGTCCATACTTTCTTATAAAGCCAGGCAGCATTAGCTGCAGTAGGATATTATTTGGCCAACACGGGTGCAACTTCAGTGACATTGCTCCACCCAGACTGCCTTCATTACTGGGACCTGTGGTCTGCAGACTGTCCAGAGGCTTTTGGTTGCTTGctgttctccacctcctcaAGGAGAGCCTCCATCTCTGCATGTTCCAAAACATCACTGATCAGGTTCTGGAGggcctcccctcctctcatgAACTCCTACATGTAAGACAGTATCAGAAATAAACCAGATCACAGCAAAGACTCGAGAGCGGAGTGAAGTTTCACTGTCACAAACTGACCTTAATGTCTCTGGTAGTGTACCCAGTCCTGTGGTCTGTAACACGGTCCTGGCTGAAGTTGTATGTACGAATCCTCTCTGACTGGGAACGCGAGCCCACCTGTCCatcagacagacaaacaaaaatCTGTCACTCTTGTCTGTTTTTCAACTTACAATTTAAGGCAGAGGAAGCTGGTGGAGAACAGCGTGGAACAGCCCAGTCACCTGCTGCTTCCGTGATGCAAGCCTCTGCTCGCTCTCtttacccagcatgctctgGTATAGCCTGGCCCTCAGCACACGCATGGCGGtgtctttgttctgcagctGAGAGCGGGTCTGCTGACACTCAGCTGTTATGCCTGATAAGATGACCCAAGAGAAAGTGAGCACCAGAAAGGACtgagttctgacaggaactCCTAGTTTAGGTTAACCTGTGGGAAGATGAACGATGCGCACTGCGCTGTCGGTTGTGTTGACACTTTGGCCACCGGCGCCCCGGGATCTGTAGGTATCGATTCGCAGATCTTTCTGGTCAATGTGGACGTCCATCTATGAGCAAAAAGGGTGACTGCTTTTGATTTGCTGCAAACTGATTAAGAAAAAAACTTGCTGAATTGGTGGAGAAAATCTACCTCTGCTGGCTGAGGCAAGATGATGACCGTCATGGTTCCCGTGTGGATACGCTGCATCCTGGAAGAGAGGCCCACCTCGGGGATCCTTTGAACCCGGTGGGTTCCTCCTTCATTCTTAAGATGTCTGTAGACATTTTCACCGGTGATTCGAGCTGCTGCGTGATGCAGACCACCTGAGACCAACCCCACATACGTTAACTAATCATTTAACTTTGACAAACTTAATGTCATGAAAGAACAGGGGTATACCAACAAGTACATACCATATTCAGCATTTGTGTAGTTGATGAGGTCAAAATCCCAGTTCTTGAAGGAAGCAAAGCCCTGGTACATGTCAAACATTTCTCTGGTGAACTGCTGGCAGATGTCACCTGAAAAAAAGCAACTGAGTATGAAGAAAACATTCTTTATGTGCCACCAATAGGCTGTAAATTAGACAACTAATACCTCCCGTCGTGCGTCCAGAGACAACCTCTAGCAAAATATTACTTGGGTCAAGAGGGTCAGTGGGCACCAGAGCTTTAACCAGCTGAAAGGAAAGATTGAAACcattaaaatattctgaaatacAGTTTTTAGCGTTCTCCAGAGTTCCAAGTGTGCGCCTACATCTTTCCTTAAAGACAAAAGCTTCTGGGAAAtttgttcttcctcctctttcagctGCTGAGCGAATAGCTTGTCCTCGTCTTTGACACCGGTGCAACCTGCAGTTGGTGGGAGGATGAAAATGATGATGGACGCAAGAAAATGAGATCAAATGTGACAGTAATGTCTCTTTGACTCCTAGTTACTGATAGAGCTTCCAAAGAATTTCCTATTTTGACAAATTTTACTCACTATGCAGAAGTGAAGTGACCTCTTCTTGGTCTTTTAAGGCTTGCTGAACACTTTCAAATAGAAGGGCGacaggcagcagctctgtctgtctccttgagagcacttttctgtctGATTCGCTGAGGTGATCATGCTGTAGCTTCCTGCCGAGGTCTCTGTATTCCTCCATGAGTTGCTGAAGATATTTCTGGACACATTCATTGTTGTGCAAGTCCCCCAGATCGCTGTGAAAGTGGTGTCTCGGCACGACTGTAGCGCAGAGTCCCACCACAGTCGTGTTAGCATATTTCGCAGTCCTGTATCCCGTCAGTGTCCTccattctctctttcttccactGTAAACTACGCGGCAACACCCGTTACACAACCGAAAACAGCGATTAAGAAACATCTGACtcaatt contains:
- the mtrf1 gene encoding peptide chain release factor 1, mitochondrial, with product MFLNRCFRLCNGCCRVVYSGRKREWRTLTGYRTAKYANTTVVGLCATVVPRHHFHSDLGDLHNNECVQKYLQQLMEEYRDLGRKLQHDHLSESDRKVLSRRQTELLPVALLFESVQQALKDQEEVTSLLHSCTGVKDEDKLFAQQLKEEEEQISQKLLSLRKDLVKALVPTDPLDPSNILLEVVSGRTTGGDICQQFTREMFDMYQGFASFKNWDFDLINYTNAEYGGLHHAAARITGENVYRHLKNEGGTHRVQRIPEVGLSSRMQRIHTGTMTVIILPQPAEMDVHIDQKDLRIDTYRSRGAGGQSVNTTDSAVRIVHLPTGITAECQQTRSQLQNKDTAMRVLRARLYQSMLGKESEQRLASRKQQVGSRSQSERIRTYNFSQDRVTDHRTGYTTRDIKEFMRGGEALQNLISDVLEHAEMEALLEEVENSKQPKASGQSADHRSQ